A DNA window from Engystomops pustulosus chromosome 10, aEngPut4.maternal, whole genome shotgun sequence contains the following coding sequences:
- the FAM20B gene encoding glycosaminoglycan xylosylkinase, with amino-acid sequence MKLKQRVVVLALLLVILVLTKLLLLDRLETSAAQRQDQLSFQRMMSGLRLTMDSRLEHTLQSPWEIASQWVVPREVYPEDTPEMGAVLHAMATKKIIRADVGYKGTQLKALLVLDGGQKVVFKPKRYSRDHVVEGEPYAGYDRHNAEVAAFHLDRILGFRRAPLVVGRYVNLITEIKPVATEQLLSTFLKQGNNTCFYGKCYYCRETEPACADREVMEGSVTLWLPDVWPLQKHRHPWGRTYREGKLARWEYDESYCDAVKKTPPYDAGPRLLDIIDTAIFDYLIGNADRHHYESFQDDEGASMLILLDNAKSFGNPSMDERSILAPLYQCCIVRVSTWNRISHLKHGTLRSALLSATGHDPIYPVLSEAHLEALERRLQGIIGTVQQCIDQFGTEVVMVEDRMTLSHV; translated from the exons ATGAAGCTGAAGCAACGTGTCGTGGTCCTGGCtttgctgctggtcattttagtcCTCACGAAACTTCTACTCCTGGACAGATTAGAGACATCTGCGGCACAAAGACAAGACCAGTTGTCCTTCCAGCGGATGATGTCCGGCCTGCGGCTGACCATGGACTCCCGGTTGGAGCACACGTTACAGTCTCCCTGGGAAATTGCCTCTCAGTGGGTCGTCCCTAGAGAGGTGTATCCCGAAGATACTCCGGAGATGGGAGCTGTCCTGCACGCCATGGCCACAAAGAAAATCATACGAGCGGACGTGGGCTACAAAGGGACACAGCTCAAAGCTTTATTAGTCCTGGACGGTGGACAGAAGGTGGTCTTCAAACCAAAAAG ATACAGCAGAGACCATGTGGTAGAGGGAGAGCCCTATGCAGGTTATGATCGGCACAACGCAGAGGTGGCCGCCTTTCACCTAGACAG GATTCTTGGCTTCAGGCGAGCCCCATTGGTCGTTGGCCGATATGTGAATCTTATCACAGAGATCAAACCTGTAGCTACTGAGCAGCTTCTTAGCACCTTCCTAAAGCAAG GGAATAACACCTGCTTCTATGGAAAGTGTTACTACTGCCGTGAGACGGAGCCGGCCTGCGCTGACAGGGAAGTGATGGAGGGCTCCGTAACTCTCTGGCTTCCTGATGTTTGGCCTCTGCAGAAGCACAGACACCCCTGGGGCAGAACATATCGGGAAGGCAAGTTAGCAAG GTGGGAATATGATGAAAGTTACTGTGACGCTGTGAAGAAGACCCCTCCCTATGACGCTGGCCCCCGGCTCCTGGATATTATTGATACGGCCATCTTTGATTACTTGATTGGAAATGCAGATCGCCATCACTACGAGAGTTTCCAGGATGATGAAGGAGCCAGCATGCTTATACTACTAGACAATGCCAAGAG TTTCGGTAACCCCTCGATGGATGAGCGAAGTATCCTGGCCCCGCTGTACCAGTGCTGCAT CGTCCGTGTCTCCACCTGGAACCGCATTTCCCATCTGAAACATGGCACCTTGCGCTCCGCCCTGCTATCCGCCACAGGTCATGACCCCATCTACCCAGTCCTGTCCGAAGCTCATTTAGAAGCCTTGGAGCGCCGCCTGCAGGGCATCATAGGAACTGTCCAGCAGTGCATAGATCAGTTTGGCACAGAGGTGGTGATGGTGGAGGACCGGATGACCCTCTCCCACGTGTAA